The Swingsia samuiensis genome contains the following window.
TTCTTCTTTTTCTTGAATTGTTGTGCTCTGAAGTTGTTTTTGTAGCATTTGAGAGATGGTAGTGATTTTTTTTGCAAGCGTCTCAAAGGAGCTTTTAGGCCATATACTCGAAAAAACAGCATACGTAACGAGGTTACCAATTAAGACACCTACAATTCTATCTCTCGCTGTTGTCATGTCCGTTGTTGGACCAAAGTCTTTTAATATACAAAGGAAAAACGTAAGGCCTAGTTGGAAGCCCCCATACGAAATTCTACTATCTCCAGCTTTAAGCCAACCAGAGAGTAGAGACATTATAAATATAATAATTGATAAAAGAGTTATTTCGTCCATATGAGGGAATAAATAGATTATACTTAAAATACTGACCCCTCCTCCGATAAGAGACCCAATAAAGCGCATTAGTTCTTTAGAAATCATTTCTCCAACGCGGGGTAATGCAACTAAAAAACATGTGATGATACAGGTATGGATACCTGGCCAATCAAGCGCTTTAAAAATAAGATAGCTTATGAAAACAGCTGCTGTTCCTTTAAGAGCAAACCCAACATAGGTAGGGTTCGTGAACGCATCACTTACAAAAAACCCTTGTTTTTTCTGGGGCGGTTTTTCTGTTACTTTAGATGGAGATATCTCGTTGGGAGGAGTAGTAAAATTGACGAGTATGTCCGGAATGGTACGTAATGGTAATTGGTCGGATTGAATGTGGACGTGCGGAATATCAATAGGATAATTACCTTTAGAAAAGATGGTATATATTTCTTCTAAAGAATTGATCAGATCTTCTGGGGATTCGTCAGAGTAATGTTTGCTAATATCTAACGAGACGGATAATAAAGAAAGGCTGGAGATTGCGGCTTGTTTTAAAG
Protein-coding sequences here:
- a CDS encoding FUSC family protein, which encodes MIISIMISIYLCVLFCLDHIFLIALFVAILSFVFFFLSAATKLGPLASIGGMLTVYLFITFVDYPIGEKITRSILYSNLFMSIPATLMMTLGVIISPSPKKLLTDQIAYNIKLSISLLKNKNTSHEKTALYLIHSGPEEMLKYVHLASSERMWDEKDLIALKQAAISSLSLLSVSLDISKHYSDESPEDLINSLEEIYTIFSKGNYPIDIPHVHIQSDQLPLRTIPDILVNFTTPPNEISPSKVTEKPPQKKQGFFVSDAFTNPTYVGFALKGTAAVFISYLIFKALDWPGIHTCIITCFLVALPRVGEMISKELMRFIGSLIGGGVSILSIIYLFPHMDEITLLSIIIFIMSLLSGWLKAGDSRISYGGFQLGLTFFLCILKDFGPTTDMTTARDRIVGVLIGNLVTYAVFSSIWPKSSFETLAKKITTISQMLQKQLQSTTIQEKEEAFASTQSAIEAGKLNLEFVQFEPYHSYSKDICFTDKFYSLRQAEKLSYRLLIGNINLNEAKQEIEKLESHLQ